From the Desulfurella sp. genome, one window contains:
- a CDS encoding sulfite exporter TauE/SafE family protein, whose protein sequence is MDILKVLLTFLVGVLTGFLNVMAGGGSTLTLPLLTFLGLSIDVANGTNRVSILIQNLAATYSFKKNKVHILKRSFILSIPATLGAICGTLVVVQINESLLKKIAAVLIILMGSFIVLKKDVWKKNQIATKKSNILSYLTFFFIGFYGGFLQAGVGFFFISALMFLEGFDIVKTNAAKVAIIAVYTIASLLIFAAHNQVDWKIGFVLAIGSAIGSSFGARYMVLNEIVWVKYLLFAAILFASLKMFFS, encoded by the coding sequence GTAATGGCAGGTGGTGGTTCTACGTTAACCCTACCACTTTTGACGTTTTTGGGATTAAGTATCGATGTTGCAAATGGTACCAATAGAGTATCCATTTTAATTCAAAATTTAGCAGCTACATATAGTTTCAAAAAAAATAAAGTTCATATTCTAAAGCGGTCTTTCATTTTGTCAATTCCAGCAACACTTGGTGCAATCTGTGGCACACTTGTTGTTGTTCAGATAAATGAAAGTTTATTAAAAAAAATTGCTGCTGTACTAATAATTTTAATGGGTAGTTTTATTGTTTTAAAAAAGGATGTATGGAAAAAAAACCAGATAGCTACAAAAAAAAGCAACATTTTATCTTATTTAACTTTTTTCTTTATTGGTTTTTATGGTGGTTTTTTGCAAGCTGGCGTAGGTTTTTTCTTTATTAGTGCTTTAATGTTTTTGGAAGGATTTGACATAGTCAAAACAAATGCGGCAAAAGTTGCTATTATTGCGGTTTATACGATTGCCTCACTGCTTATTTTTGCAGCCCATAACCAGGTAGATTGGAAAATCGGTTTCGTTTTAGCTATTGGTAGCGCCATAGGTTCAAGTTTTGGTGCGCGTTATATGGTTCTAAATGAAATTGTGTGGGTAAAGTATTTGCTTTTTGCAGCAATTTTATTTGCTTCGCTTAAAATGTTTTTTTCCTAA